The following proteins are encoded in a genomic region of Vulpes vulpes isolate BD-2025 chromosome X, VulVul3, whole genome shotgun sequence:
- the LOC140596128 gene encoding cancer/testis antigen family 45 member A10-like translates to MTDKAEESAVVPESQTKRPGKPITPPPSKKMQRMALLSVKEEGEGASHPVGSAMALEDVDPKVMAMSVSGDVPDKLPIPIVINMEVKAQLKKEIREFGGQYEKILKLLEGVQGPPELQRKFVIYAMKQAAKVQRQDLIGHLQEVLDKLELDHFLKKDTHTHNL, encoded by the exons ATGACTGATAAAGCAGAGGAGTCTGCTGTTGTGCCCGAAAGCCAAACGAAACGTCCTGGGAAACCCATCACTCCTCCTCCGTCTAAGAAAATGCAGAGGATGGCACTGCTGTcagtgaaagaggaaggagagggagcatcCCACCCCGTGGGCTCAGCCATGGCCTTGGAAGATG TTGACCCCAAGGTCATGGCAATGTCTGTGTCGGGAGATGTGCCAGATAAACTGCCAATACCAATAGTGATCAATATGGAAGTCAAGGCGCAGTTGAAGAAGGAAATTCGAGAGTTTGGAGGAC aatatgaaaaaatcctcaaattgctTGAAGGAGTACAAGGACCTCCAGAACTGCAGAGAAAGTTCGTGATATATGCCATGAAGCAAGCAGCAAA AGTCCAAAGACAAGACCTAATCGGTCACCTTCAGGAGGTACTAGACAAACTAgaattggaccactttctcaaGAAAGATACTCACACCCACAACTTGTAA